The sequence GCCAggaaatgttttgtcttatttaatGCCAGACGGtgaggaaaaaaactgttatatatcTTATGCTGTGTATGCAAACATCTATGTAAACAATGGAGTTttctattcagttttattctacTCATCTGGTTTCGGTTAAGTATTACACAAATTCCTTTTTTCCTATGGGTAAACAGCACAGTTCTACCATAGgaatttaattttacaaatatatGGAATTCAACTAAGACCACCATTTCCTCAACAGCTGCCAAGTCAGAGAGTGATGACAGTGAAGAGGAGACAAAGTTAACCAAATCAAAAAAGAAATCTACCACTGGTTCGGCATCTATGTTTCAGACAACAGCAGATAAGGAcaaagagaaaaagacaaagaaaaaaggcaagTTAGCTTGATATTCCTTCTTTTGTTTGAGTTTGTTTGACCAGTGCATGATATATTTGTCTTCTCTTATAGGAAAGGTAGAGGAGAGTGATGAATCTGATtcagagaaagaagaaaagtccaagaaaaagaaaggcaaaggaaagaagaagaaggtgaCTTAAATTCCCACAAAGCCTtcccaaaaacaaaatatgacttTAGTTATGTTATACAAGCAAGACAGTGTTAAGTAAAAGTTATTAATTCCTTGTCCCATAATCAGGAGAGATCTCCCTCACCTGAGATAGAGTTTGATGACTTGGAGACATTTGTAATGGAGCCAGCTCCACAGGGTGTGACGGTTAAATGCAGAGTGACGCGAGACCAGAGAGGGATGGACAAGAGCCTCTACCCACTGTATTATCTTCATCTAGACAATGAGAAAAAGGTCAGGAAACACTCATTAACAAATATGTGAGAATATTCTGTCGACTGATCAAAACTGATAatttctatataaataaataactatttattgcttaaaaacaaatagtaggataatttgaatatgtgtCACTGACTGGCCTTTGACCAGTCAAAGCTGTTTACAAAGTGGTTTGAAACGTTGAATACTATTTACTGAGGTAGGCGAATTTGACCACCTAAATGTAACTTTTAGAGCTCCTGTAATGCAGTGCAAAATtagaacattaaaaacaacCTATTACCAAGATGAAACCCTTTTTAACATTCGCTGCCCTATTTCTTAGGATCTAATGCTACTCATCATGATTTCCCTTTTCAGACATTTCTGTTGGctggaagaaaaagaaagaaaagcacaACTTCAAATTACCTCATCTCCATTGATGCCACGGACTTATCAAGAGGTGGTGAGAATTTTGTCGGAAAGTTAAGGTATGTCAAAAGAAGTTAGAGAAAGTggacaatatattttttaaaagtatttacagtatttttaagtgaaaatatatttttttaccaagGTCCAATTTAATGGGGACTAAATTCACTGTGTTTGACAATGCTCTAAATCCAGAAAGAGCTCTGCCAGATATGTCTAATGCAAGGCAAGAGTTAGCTGGCATCATCTACGTAAGTTGCCTTAGAGATTATCGATTACTGCTTTCCAGCAATGACTTTTGATTTGAATACTGAAGAGAAGAAATATAAATACGCTGAATCTGCTTGTTTCTCGACTCAGGAAACAAATGTCTTAGGAATGAAAGGACCCAGACGAATGACAGTCGTCATTCCAGGAATGAGCAAGGACAATAAGAGAGTACCGCTCAGACCCAGAAATGTAAGCAGCATCAATaactcagaaaaataaaacagtatcAAGCAAAACCTTAACATTATTAAGAAAAGGTACAATGCGCTACACAAACAGaattcaaaatttttttttctcttagttAAATATAGTGttattaatttttaaacatttctaatttTTGTAAGTAGCACTCATTTTCTGGCATAAGCACAGGTTAAATAACTAATAATACTTGTAAGGTCTCAAAGCACTACTCCTTTATtcagattttgtatttaattgGCTTCATCTGATAGTTAAAGAGCTTCATACATTTGTTGATGCTCACTGACTTATGTTTTGCCAATTGGCCACAGGAATGTGACGGCTTGTTGGTAAGGTACCAGAATAGAAGGACGGAAAATCTGATTGAGCTTCACAACAAGACGCCCGTGTGGAACGAAGACACTGCTTCTCATGTGCTCAATTTCAACGGCCGAGTCACACAAGCCTCTGTTAAGAACTTCCAGATAGTTCACAACAAGGACTGTGAGTACTCCTTATCCATCTGTCTTTCTCCACAAACACTTGTTTGGAATCAGAACTGGATATGTGGAATAATGAAATATGAAGTGGTTTAATGACAAAGTAAGTACAAGTACAAGGAAGACACACAATAGATTGGATGAATATATATCAGTCCCCTGTAGTTAATCCTTGAAAAATTAGTTGCTATGTACACTTACAAGAGAGCAGATTTATCCTGCTTGAATATCAGACATAGAAAATCtggattaatttattaaaagaaaattatccaaaccaacctgggaCATTGGACAAAAACTGCTCCCTAAACCTAAGAAATCAGGGGTGTTCAAAGTGTGCCCAGGGCGCCATTTGCAGCCCTCTGATGGATTTAGTGAAGTCCCCATTCACAATTTTAGAATGGAGCCACTCTGCCTacagagttacggtgtggagaagccctaaAGAAGCGTACcccccagactgttgcatgcccagagtgaagcatgggggtggatcagtgatggtttgggctgccatatcatggcattcccgtggcccaatacttgtgctagatgcgcgcgtcactgccaaggactaccgaaccattcttgaggaccatgtgcatccaatggttcaaacattgtatcctgaaggcggagCCGTGTAtaaggatgacaatgcaccaatacacacagcaacactggtgaaagattggtttgatgaacatgaaattgaagttgaacatctcccatggcctgcacagtcaccagatctaaatattattgagccactttggggtgttttggaggagcgagtcaggaaacgttttcctccaccagtatcatgtagtgacctgaccactatcctgcaagaagaatggcttaaaatccctctgaccactgtgcaggacttgtatatgtcattcccaagacgaattgacgctgtattggccgcaaaaggaggccctacaccatactaataaattattgtggtctaaaaccaggtgtttcagtttcattgtccaacccctttaaGTCTTACATAGTAATCATCCACTCATTGCCCTTATAGCAAAAAGTGTAGAAACCACTGTAATAAGTGGCCACAACTGCCATCAGCATTCCTGATGTCAGGCCTTCAGTCATTGGCATTGCTGTGGAAGTATTTTAGCCCACTCTCCTTTgcagaatttatttaaattcagcCACATTTGAGTGTGAATGGGCTGTTTAAATTAATGCCATCACATCTAAATCAGatactttgactagaccactccaCAACTTACagttttttgagccattcagaggtcgACTTCGTGTTATGCTTTGGATTATTGTCCGGCTGCATAACACAAGAGCAATTGAGCATAACCCTTCATAGGCTGTTGGCGCAAAATCACCTCAATCAGCTTCTGGGCTTAGAGCAGCTGTTGAAAAGTATTCTACACATACCAATAATGTATTGGAAGTTGTAATTTCAATTTTAGCAATTCCAGCATCAATAAAATAATCTATATACCTGAGATGGGAAAATTGGTTTAAACTATTGTGCCCACTTATGCCTAATGTGACTAATTTGCA comes from Girardinichthys multiradiatus isolate DD_20200921_A chromosome 20, DD_fGirMul_XY1, whole genome shotgun sequence and encodes:
- the LOC124857368 gene encoding tubby-related protein 1-like isoform X2 → MSAEKKPKKKREQANCTSETKLNGTETKPKKTKTKKKEDAAEDDTSNTQSGKKVKKKKPEKDKEEPEKDKEKERKKKAKSAPKKKKASDTEDDEEEEEDTPKKKTKKKTTKESSPSASVVKERKSKSKEDKDSDAKDKKSKSKDKDKDKKKEPASMFMINGDKDSKSKKKAAKSESDDSEEETKLTKSKKKSTTGSASMFQTTADKDKEKKTKKKGKVEESDESDSEKEEKSKKKKGKGKKKKERSPSPEIEFDDLETFVMEPAPQGVTVKCRVTRDQRGMDKSLYPLYYLHLDNEKKTFLLAGRKRKKSTTSNYLISIDATDLSRGGENFVGKLRSNLMGTKFTVFDNALNPERALPDMSNARQELAGIIYETNVLGMKGPRRMTVVIPGMSKDNKRVPLRPRNECDGLLVRYQNRRTENLIELHNKTPVWNEDTASHVLNFNGRVTQASVKNFQIVHNKDLDYIVMQFGRIADDIFTLDYNYPMCAVQAFAIALSSFDGKIACE
- the LOC124857368 gene encoding tubby-related protein 1-like isoform X1; translated protein: MLREWKVAKGPMEVGSGTGTSRLHGRVTENAKKPKKKREQANCTSETKLNGTETKPKKTKTKKKEDAAEDDTSNTQSGKKVKKKKPEKDKEEPEKDKEKERKKKAKSAPKKKKASDTEDDEEEEEDTPKKKTKKKTTKESSPSASVVKERKSKSKEDKDSDAKDKKSKSKDKDKDKKKEPASMFMINGDKDSKSKKKAAKSESDDSEEETKLTKSKKKSTTGSASMFQTTADKDKEKKTKKKGKVEESDESDSEKEEKSKKKKGKGKKKKERSPSPEIEFDDLETFVMEPAPQGVTVKCRVTRDQRGMDKSLYPLYYLHLDNEKKTFLLAGRKRKKSTTSNYLISIDATDLSRGGENFVGKLRSNLMGTKFTVFDNALNPERALPDMSNARQELAGIIYETNVLGMKGPRRMTVVIPGMSKDNKRVPLRPRNECDGLLVRYQNRRTENLIELHNKTPVWNEDTASHVLNFNGRVTQASVKNFQIVHNKDLDYIVMQFGRIADDIFTLDYNYPMCAVQAFAIALSSFDGKIACE